AATAGTCGCACGAGTCTGGTGTCGTCACGCCCGTCGTTGCCGGAAGCATTCTTGACGGGATAGCGTTTGAACATCAACTTCTCAAGCCTACAGGGACTGGCTTGGTCGGTTTTGTCTAGGGTCCACTACTCACCCACCACCAACTGCGGAATGTGATCCGTAGTCTCATTTGTACCTAAAACCCCTAACTTACGCCTCCGCATTACTTATCTCCCTGCAGTACAACGGTTTTGAACAACTCTGCATTAACTTCACCAACGAGAAACTTCAGCAGTTCTTTAACCATCACATGTTCGTTCTGGAGCAAGAAGAGTACCAGCGCGAAGGCATCGAATGGACTTTCATTGACTTTGGCATGGATCTCCAACATTGCATTGACCTTATAGAAAAGGTAGTTGGCGTAAAACAACGATGAACGCTTGCTTACGCCACGGGGGTCCGCGAATAATGTCCGCCATTTTGATTATTGGCTCATTTGCACTTTAAATTTCATTTCACATGATATGAATGGACTATATTCGTGGACTCAGTCAATGCTACAATGCTGGTTGAGTTTTTTTGTGTGTCTTCTACTGTGTGTATTGTTTTCTCTGTCTCTAAACATTTAAGACACGCGAACACACAACAAATATgtagttttcaaatattattatcacgaTTGTTTTTTTCCATGTCGGCGCGATCCAGATGAACGGGTTTAATCAGCTCTGTGTTAACTTTACCAACGAAAAATTGCAACAGTACTTTAACCATTTCATGTTCGTCCTAGAACAAGAGGAATATGAAAGAGAAGGGATCCAATGGACCTTTATAGATTTTGGTATGGATCTCCAAGCGACAATTGATTTGATAGAGAAGGTATTAGTGTCAAAGTATATAGCTTGAGGGTATAGGCGCCAGCTTCAAGCTGCAAGCCTGCAAGTGCAATCTGCTGGCTGTTCCCCCGCCCACGGTATCTAGTAGGCAGAAATATGTCAGAGCTTGTACCACACACGCACAACACGCAAGCTACTGCATACTGTTGTAAAATACTTGCATTGAGCTACCGCGACCCCCCAGTACGTACTTGATACACCGCTCTCAGGATCGCACGCGACTCGCAAATTATACAgtagttaaatattaacaagCACAATTATTAACTGCTTCGGTACTATTTTGTCTGTTCGCAAAATTATCAAATCACGCCAATTTGGTAGATTTGAGCCTGCACACCACACACAATGCTATTATAACCGATGTTGTTCGTATGCATGACGCTTTATAAAAATTATGCGCTACACAAAAAGTATTAGACTGCTTTTAAAGATACATCTTGATAATCccatttatttgttgaaaaagaaaacaatagaattaatatttcagtcaagaaaaaaaaacatatttctaaattTTTATCTTTCACAAGTAATTTACAGACTCGCACATTTTGCAAAGCCGCTTGCTAAACACATCGCGCGCGACGACGACTTCGTGTTCTAACTTACTTGATACGTTTACAGCCCATGGGTATCCTCTCCATCCTTGAGGAAGAGTCTATGTTCCCGAAAGCCACCGATCAGACCTTCGTTGAGAAGTTGAACAACAACCACTTGGGCAAGTCTGCTCCTTACCTGAAGCCGAAGCCCCCCAAGCCCGGTTGCCAGGCCGCTCACTTCGCCATTGGCCATTATGCCGGTAACGTAAGTATCTCGAACATACATCGACTCTGCGAGTACAACAACTTCGTAACCGTCTCGGCTGAGCTAATGTCTTCGTTGTCTTGGAACAGGTCGGCTACAACATCACTGGATGGCTTGAGAAGAACAAGGACCCCCTCAACGACACTGTCGTTGACCAGTTCAAGAAGGGTCAGAACAAGCTGCTTGTTGAGATCTTTGCTGACCATCCTGGTCAGTCTGGTGACGCtggtggcggcggtggcggcaAGGGTACGTATCACTACACCTGACAACATCTACCAATGAAATAGAATTCAGAGATAATGATGATTACTTTAGATCTTATACAATATCCAGTGGAGACGACAGGTATCATGAGCTCCTTCTTATCTTCCGACACACATCAACACATGGGTTACACATGAAACATCAAACATCATCACTACTTCACAACGAGACTTAACTCCAGGTTTACTTACTTGAGACCTTGTTACATCTCATTATTTTACACACACATTCATACCTTACTAAGAACTTACACAGGATTGGATCCTAGTGATTAGTTCTATAGCATATAACCTATTCTGAcactttttaaatcaaaatataggCGCTGGTGGCAAGCGCGCTAAGGGTTCTGCCTTCCAGACCGTATCATCACTCTACAGGGTAAAACGGAAAATACAATCATCGCGATTAGCTTCTGTGAATCCTTCGTGGCTTTACTGTCTACGTCTGTCAATACGCTTAAGGCTGGCTCCCGATCTATGGAATTGAAttcaaaaattacaatttgatataGATCAGTATTCAAACATATACAAACATCCATGGCGATAGGGCCAGCCTGCACGCTTTCACTATAATCATGTCTGTCTATGTCTACAACACAGCTCATGTCGCAGCCAATCGTCCCGCAGGTGTTCTGTCCACGAGTATTGTATGTCTAAGTGGCGTCATTGTGATTGTCCTCGTACTAATAGTTGCTTGTTAATGTACATCAATAGGTGGCCGCGGTAAGAAGGGAGGTGGTTTCGCCACTGTATCTTCCGCTTACAAGGTATTTAAAGGATTGCGGATTTCAGATTTAGTGttcctattttttttctttgtttcatcAACTCCGATGCAGACGCGAATACTTGTAGATCTGCATTGGGTTTTTTTGATGTAGTAAGATACCTGGATTGACTGAAAGGTAATCTAGTAACTCATTTCACTTGTTCACGCATATGTTGTACTGTACTGAACAATGTATGCGTGGTTCATTTAATGCACCCCTCATTGtagtaaaatgtaatttctCATTAATGTCTGACACACAGTAAGTACAGAGTGAACTTACTAAAATgtatcagaatatttttttagctgCAAAGTAGTTACTTAAAAAACATTACGATGCTACGTTTGCCGCaaactaataattttgttggtttttttATGTTCTAACTTATTTGTGTGAATTTATGTTCTCCACTACCACATCAATATATACTTCTGTATGAGCATTTCATTCGTGTGCCGCTTTTATATGTTTCCAAGATAACTTCTGAGTACAGCACAGAAATTATCTTCctatataataagaaaaatctatGTTGAAATGAGCTTTTCTTTATGTGAAAATCTCGATAGGAAAATGTTGATTTCTAATAAGTAGTATGTCCACAGGAACAACTTAACAACCTGATGACCACCCTGAGGTCCACCCAGCCTCACTTCGTCCGTTGTATCATTCCCAACGAATTGAAGCAGGCCGGTGAGTACTTAGCAAAATTTACAAGTCTTGATAactttaactccaaaaaaatattcttcatcaATGTTTTGCtcagtaaaatcagtaattACAGAGAATGTTCTACgttatgtatttgtatgataCGTGTGTTGAGCGGTATGTATAACTTTGTCGCGCAGGTATGATCGACTCTCACCTTGTAATGCACCAGCTGACCTGTAACGGTGTGTTGGAAGGCATCCGTATTTGCCGTAAAGGTTTCCCCAACAGGATGGTCTACCCCGACTTCAAGCTCCGGTAAGAATCCCACATAACAAATTCCAACCAAATCTATTTTAGTAGCGAGTGGCCTTACCACAAATATTTATGATCAACAGTCATCaaatactttagttattttattttcatacgagagattaaatttatattttcaacataattttGTAGGCGAGTCTAAACAAAATTCTTTGGACTCTGGTATATTCGACACGATTTTATTCTGGTACTGCAGCTGACTGACGGTTGACGTCATCAGACATTCGTGCAGCTATGAGTAACAacatctaaaattattttgatgactCTCCCACTCACTCACACCTTTAATTTTTGATCAAGGTGTGAGGTGATTTTAATTTAGCCACCCAGGTCACATGGATATCTGaataatgcattatttaatGAACAGTTACATGATTCTTGCGCCCGCCACCATGACTGCTGAAAAAGATCCTAAAGAGGCGGCTAGGAAGTGTTTGGAGGAAGTGGGTCTTGATCCCGAAAGCTATCGTATTGGCCACACAAAGGCAAGGCAGAAGTTGATACCATTCTTGAATGGTGACGCATGTCATAGTTGAAACGTATTTTTGGAAAAGTCTATAAAGaaatagatttgtttttattcctaCCGTACATGGTTTGCCTCCACACCATATTATACAGTTACATGTGTTCATACGTATTTTTCAGTATTGGTAGTTTGTCAATAATGGTTTGCACCTAGCCCTCACCTCAAGCTAGATGTTGTCATCTAGTTATTTGAACCCGTTTTATATCCCAGTATTTAGAGATTTCTGGAACTTTGAAACGTTTTcaggaattatttttgaacCCTTTACTCCTCCCATGACTCCCCCTAAGATACTAAGGACATTGTATCTTTGTAATGGTATGTAAGGATGTAATACAACAATCCCTCATTGTGTGTCCATAATTTTGATAATGTAGCTACAAGATCCTGGCCCCTCAAGCAGTGGAGAAGGAATCCGATCCTAAGAAAGTTGCCCAAGTCATCCTGGACGCTACCGGCTTGGACGTGGAGTCCTACCGTCTGGGTCACACCAAGGCATGTCTGATACCCTGAAAGTAGTTAGCTGTTTGAGCCCTGCGGTCCTAAACACCCGGTGGATCGTGTGGCTTCGATACGCTTTGTCGAATTCAGCACCTGATGAGACTGGTGTCATAATTCGTTACCTATACATTTTATGTGCTCACCTCGGAGTCCAATGTACTAAGACTCCTGTTTGTGTTCCTCTATCCTTCACCTATCATTTACATCTTACACAccttatcatattttatgtactcCTATAACGCAGATACAAAATTCTGTGCCCGAACCTCGTCAAAGAGCCAATTACACCTGAGAATGCTACCAAGAAAATTCTCGAACATACTGGATTGGATTCAGAGTCTTTCAGGCTCGGAAAGACGAAGGTAGAACTCAAGCATGCCACACACAACCTACACGATACTAAATTTCCTTTTCTACCTACATTTGCATGACGCTGAAACTAAAATAAtcctgtctgtctgttcttTATATCTGTTGTGTGCTATTTTACTGTGCTAGTGACTTCTTCAAAGATGTTTATGGAAAGGTGTTTTATACTAACCAAAAACTTTTTTTCCAAATTACTATTGAATTTAATTTCACtattaaaaaggttttaagCACCGTCAAAGCTTGATTTGTAAAATGTGTAATTTCAAAGAAGTCAATATGGATTGCTTAACGCCGGCACGTGTCGTGTCCCGCTGCTAACACTTAACATGTACGAGCAGGTGTTCTTCCGCGCTGGTGTCCTGGGTCAGATGGAAGAGTTGCGTGACGACAGGCTGTCCAAGATCGTCTCGTGGCTCCAGGCCTACATCCGTGGTTACCTGTCCCGTAAGGACTTCAAGAAGCTGCAGGAACAGAGGTAAGCATTCAAACTCAACGCCACTGACATAGTCTGTGCCCATATTTGGAATGGTATGACActtcacaattatttttatttgtgaaggTTGGCTCTCCAAGTTGTCCAGCGCAACTTGCGCAAGTACCTGCAACTCCGCACCTGGCCCTGGTGGAAGCTGTGGCAGAAGGTCAAGCCCCTCCTCAACGTCACCCGTGTCGAGGATGAGATTGctgtaagtattattatattaactttgatacatttagaaaaaaaaccgCAGCCATACTTTTGattttctaaattcaaaatCACACACATTCCAGTCTGTTGCTAATTTAGTAATgccatacaaataaattttcaatatgGGACTGGAACCCTGGAAGGCGACCTCTCTCTCGGTCGATGTTAACACGATTAAAGTGATCGTACACTCTGACCCAGTATATACGGATATAGGACGCGTGATTCAGTAACATAAATAGATCGACCGCGCCCACCTGTCGGTTACGCGACACCGCAGGTGCGGAGCCATTTCTGGAACGCGCCCCCTCCATGCGTTTTCTCCATGGCTCACAATGTGAGAGGTGCGTGGGCGATGTTCAACCCGCGCCCGCTGGAAAACTCCAGCGGCTCTCAGTAGCGGAGTggtcggcggcgcgcgcaccACCTACCCTACCTATACTTACGAACGAACCGAACACATTTGCATTCCTTTTATCATTTCATATTgatgtattaattaaacaaataattaaacactAAACAATGGCGGACGCGGTTCATGTAACGGAGTGGAACGGGGATAACGGTGCGAATGTGTTACAGCGTCTCGAGGAGAAGGCACAGAAGGCCCAGGAGGCTTTCGAGAAGGAAGAGAAGCTCCGCAAGGAACTCGAGAGTCTTAACGCCAAGCTGCTCGAGGAGAAGACCAACCTGCTTGCCTCCATCGAGGGCAAGGAGGGCAACCTCTCCGAGGTGCAGGAGCGCGCTGCCAAGCTCAACGCGCAGAAGGCCGACCTCGAGACCCAGCTCAGGGTAAGTACTTATATCTTGATTACTCTTATCGCTTATTAAATTTAGAAGATGTGATTAACAACTCGTGCATATTTTAGAATGTTAGTGAAACTGAAATAGCAAGAATTTAGGTCGTGAAGTTGACGCGATGAAAATCTTACAGCtaattaatctaattaaattaaatgatgcTTCCTGCGGCGCAGAGGCATCACTCATAGGATTACAAACCAAATATGTAGAGCCGTACAGTACATAGTTTATACAGTGTTGCAAATGAACTCACCGCTAGTTAGCTTGACGtgattctttaaataaacaccAGTTTTGTTTATAGGGGAAATAGTTGgaggtgtttaaaataaatgtacgtCTGCAGTCTGCAAGTTTTTATTGCGAAAAGTTGATAGCCCCATTCGATTAGGTGTCGATTGAAAAGAAACAGATGCTAACAATAACATGGATTTTAAATAACAACTGAATCACTCAACTCATTcgatacttttatttttgtaggacACCCAGGACCGCCTTACTCAGGAGGAGGATGCCCGCAACCAGCTCTTCCAGGCTAAGAAGAAGTTGGAACAGGAAGTCTCCGGACTGAAGAAGGATGTTGAGGACTTGGAACTGTCCGTCCAGAAGTCCGAGCAGGACAAGGCCACCAAGGACCACCAGATCCGCAACTTGAACGACGAGATCGCCCACCAAGACGAGCTCATCAACAAGTTGAACAAGGAGAAGAAGCTCCAGGGCGAGTCTACCCAGAAGACCGCTGAGGAGCTCCAGGCCGCCGAGGACAAGGTCAACCACCTCAACAAGGTCAAGCAGAAGTTGGAGCAGACTCTTGACGAGCTCGAGGACTCCCTTGAGCGCGAGAAGAAGCTGCGCGCCGACGTTGAGAAGAACAGGAGGAAGGTTGAGGGCGACCTCAAGCTGACCCAGGAGGCCGTCGCCGACCTCGAGCGCAACAAGAAGGAGCTCGAGCAGACCATCCAGCGCAAGGACAAGGAAATCTCGTCCCTCACCGCCAAGCTGGAGGACGAGCAGTCCCTGGTCAGCAAGCTCCAGAAGCAGATCAAGGAGCTGCAGGGCCGCATCGAGGAGCTCGAGGAGGAGGTCGAGTCCGAGCGCCAGGCTCGCGCTAAGGCTGAGAAGCAGCGCGCTGACCTCGCTCGTGAGCTCGAGGAGTTGGGCGAGCGTCTGGAGGAGGCTGGCGGTGCCACCTCTGCCCAGATCGAGCTCAACAAGAAGCGTGAGGCTGAGCTCAGCAAGCTCCGCCGCGACCTGGAGGAGGCCAACATCCAGCACGAGTCTACCCTCGCCAACCTGCGCAAGAAGCACAACGATGCCGTCTCTGAGATGGGTGAGCAGCTCGACCAGCTCAACAAGCTCAAGGCCAAGTGAGTATTACTTTACACTATCTTAAAAGCAATAagataaaattgatattatattaatgttattgcCGCCGGTGATTCATAAAATTCGGTCAACGGATACATCTGGGATATATAATCCGacttaaatatagatttattgaACTATGATGCAATATTCAGGGCTGAGCATGACCGCGCGTCTTGCTACTCCGAGCTTAACAACACTCGTGCGGCCGTTGACCAAGTAGCCAGAGAGAAGGTAACATGTCATCCATTGAGGCATGTTAGCCTGGGGTGACCCTTGCATGGACCTTTACTACGAACCACAACACACATGATTCTTTCTAGGATTCCTCACCGCTCTGGACGGTTGTTGACGgaatactaaaattgttttgtttaattcatttatccAGGGCTGAGAAAGAACGCTCTCAGTACTTTAGCGAAGTCAATGACCTTCGTGCCGGTCTCGACCACTTGTCCAACGAAAAGGTACAAAGGATGAAAAGATATTGTTGGCATACGCCAAGGGCTTCGCTTACCAgcttattaaatattgtaaagaaaatatagcAATAGCAAATAGAGACACAACACATCACACATAACATACCCATGAAATTGAAACTCATTATAATAACACTAATTATACATTTGAATAGGTGTAGCATGAAAGCTAAAACCGCATTTACCTAAgagtgatatttttataatcgagtgaaaaaataaattcaaaacaaaagcATGAAAAATATCATCTAATACTTGATTCATAACTGTTACAAGATTTGACGTTGTCCGTAAAGGAATTATACtaaccaaacaaaatatttaatttgaaaacatattaataatttgaataactACACACGGTAAGTATTTATGAGTgattcacaatatttatttgaaaaataatactaatagaACTCAAATTTTACATTACATAGTACACAAAGAAACAGTAAACACTGATTTTCAAAGGAtctaaatcatcatcatcacttcaTGGTACTAAATAGCGTTTTCAAAACAGGCTGCCCAAGAGAAGATCGTCAAGCAGCTGCAGCACCAGCTCAACGAGGTCCAGGGCAAGGCTGACGAAGCCAACAGGACCCTCAACGACCTGGATGCCGCCAAGAAGAAGCTGTCCATCGAGAACTCCGACCTGCTCCGCCAGTTGGAGGAGGCCGAGTCCCAGGTGTCTCAGCTGTCCAAGATCAAGGTGTCCCTCACCACTCAGTTGGAGGACACCAAGAGGCTCGCCGACGAGGAGGCCAGGGTATGTAttcattttaattcaataaataatggaACGTTTCCTTTACACAGTTTACAACAACTGTGACAATTGAGCAAATActaataaaaggttttattgaCAGGAACGCGCCACCCTTCTTGGCAAGTTCCGCAACTTGGAGCACGACCTCGACAACATCCGCGAGCAGGTCGAGGAGGAGGCCGAGGGCAAGGCTGATCTTCAGCGTCAACTGTCCAAGGCCAACGCCGAGGCTCAGCTCTGGCGCTCCAAGTACGAGTCCGAGGGCGTCGCCCGCTCCGAGGAACTCGAGGAGGCCAAGCGCAAGCTCCAGGCCCGCCTTGCCGAAGCCGAGGAGACCATTGAGTCCCTCAACCAGAAGGTTGTTGCCCTCGAGAAGACCAAGCAGCGCCTCGCCACCGAGGTCGAGGACCTGCAGCTCGAGGTCGACCGTGCCACCGCCATCGCCAACGCTGCCGAGAAGAAGCAGAAGGCCTTCGACAAGATCATCGGAGAATGGAAGCTCAAGGTCGACGACCTCGCCGCCGAGCTCGACGCCAGCCAGAAGGAATGCCGCAACTACTCCACTGAACTGTTCCGTCTCAAGGGTGCCTACGAAGAAGGCCAGGAGCAGCTCGAGGCTGTCCGCCGCGAGAACAAGAACCTCGCCGACGAAGTCAAGGACTTGCTTGACCAGATCGGTGAAGGTGGCCGCAACATCCACGAGATCGAGAAGGCCAGGAAGCGCCTTGAGGCCGAGAAGGACGAGCTCCAGGCCGCCCTCGAGGAGGCTGAGGCTGCCCTCGAACAGGAGGAGAACAAGG
This genomic stretch from Anticarsia gemmatalis isolate Benzon Research Colony breed Stoneville strain chromosome 13, ilAntGemm2 primary, whole genome shotgun sequence harbors:
- the Mhc gene encoding myosin heavy chain isoform X4, whose translation is MPKPIVQEGEDPDPTPYLFVSLEQKRIDQSKPYDGKKACWVPDEKEGFLQGEIKATKGDLVTVNLPGGETKDFKKDLVAQVNPPKYEKCEDMSNLTYLNDASVLYNLKQRYYHKLIYTYSGLFCVAINPYKRFPVYTTRCAKLYRGKRRSEVPPHIFAISDGAYVNMLTNHENQSMLITGESGAGKTENTKKVIAYFATVGASQKKDPTQEKKGSLEDQVVQTNPVLEAFGNAKTVRNDNSSRFGKFIRIHFGPSGKLAGADIETYLLEKARVISQQTLERSYHIFYQMMSGSVPGLKEICLLSNDIMDYNIVAQGKTVIPGVDDGEEMRLTDQAFDILGFTQEEKDNVYKITAAVMHMGGMKFKQRGREEQAEADGTEDGNKVATLLGVDVQDLYKNLLKPRIKVGNEFVTQGRNKDQVTNSVGALCKGMFDRLFKWLVKKCNETLDTKQKRQHFIGVLDIAGFEIFDYNGFEQLCINFTNEKLQQFFNHHMFVLEQEEYKKEGINWAFIDFGMDLLACIDLIEKPMGILSILEEESMFPKATDQTFVEKLNNNHLGKSAPYLKPKPPKPGCQAAHFAIGHYAGNVGYNITGWLEKNKDPLNDTVVDQFKKGQNKLLVEIFADHPGQSGDAGGGGGGKGAGGKRAKGSAFQTVSSLYREQLNNLMTTLRSTQPHFVRCIIPNELKQAGMIDSHLVMHQLTCNGVLEGIRICRKGFPNRMVYPDFKLRYKILAPQAVEKESDPKKVAQVILDATGLDVESYRLGHTKVFFRAGVLGQMEELRDDRLSKIVSWLQAYIRGYLSRKDFKKLQEQRLALQVVQRNLRKYLQLRTWPWWKLWQKVKPLLNVTRVEDEIARLEEKAQKAQEAFEKEEKLRKELESLNAKLLEEKTNLLASIEGKEGNLSEVQERAAKLNAQKADLETQLRDTQDRLTQEEDARNQLFQAKKKLEQEVSGLKKDVEDLELSVQKSEQDKATKDHQIRNLNDEIAHQDELINKLNKEKKLQGESTQKTAEELQAAEDKVNHLNKVKQKLEQTLDELEDSLEREKKLRADVEKNRRKVEGDLKLTQEAVADLERNKKELEQTIQRKDKEISSLTAKLEDEQSLVSKLQKQIKELQGRIEELEEEVESERQARAKAEKQRADLARELEELGERLEEAGGATSAQIELNKKREAELSKLRRDLEEANIQHESTLANLRKKHNDAVSEMGEQLDQLNKLKAKAEKERSQYFSEVNDLRAGLDHLSNEKAAQEKIVKQLQHQLNEVQGKADEANRTLNDLDAAKKKLSIENSDLLRQLEEAESQVSQLSKIKVSLTTQLEDTKRLADEEARERATLLGKFRNLEHDLDNIREQVEEEAEGKADLQRQLSKANAEAQLWRSKYESEGVARSEELEEAKRKLQARLAEAEETIESLNQKVVALEKTKQRLATEVEDLQLEVDRATAIANAAEKKQKAFDKIIGEWKLKVDDLAAELDASQKECRNYSTELFRLKGAYEEGQEQLEAVRRENKNLADEVKDLLDQIGEGGRNIHEIEKARKRLEAEKDELQAALEEAEAALEQEENKVLRAQLELSQVRQEIDRRIQEKEEEFENTRKNHQRALDSMQASLEAEAKGKAEALRMKKKLEADINELEIALDHANKANAEAQKNIKRYQQQIKDLQTALEEEQRARDDAREQLGISERRANALQNELEESRTLLEQADRARRQAEQELGDAHEQLNELSAQSASLSAAKRKLESELQTLHSDLDELLNEAKNSEEKAKKAMVDAARLADELRAEQEHAQTQEKLRKALEQQIKELQVRLDEAEANALKGGKKAIQKLEQRVRELENELDGEQRRHADAQKNLRKSERRIKELTFQAEEDRKNHERMQDLVDKLQQKIKTYKRQIEEAEEIAALNLAKFRKAQQELEEAEERADLAEQAISKFRGKGRAGSAARGVSPAPQRSRPGLADGFGTFPPRFDLAPEDF
- the Mhc gene encoding myosin heavy chain isoform X12, which codes for MPKPIVQEGEDPDPTPYLFVSLEQKRIDQSKPYDGKKACWVPDEKEGFLQGEIKATKGDLVTVNLPGGETKDFKKDLVAQVNPPKYEKCEDMSNLTYLNDASVLYNLKQRYYHKLIYTYSGLFCVAINPYKRFPVYTTRCAKLYRGKRRSEVPPHIFAISDGAYVNMLTNHENQSMLITGESGAGKTENTKKVIAYFATVGASQKKDPTQEKKGSLEDQVVQTNPVLEAFGNAKTVRNDNSSRFGKFIRIHFGPSGKLAGADIETYLLEKARVISQQTLERSYHIFYQMMSGSVPGLKEICLLSNDIMDYNIVAQGKTVIPGVDDGEEMRLTDQAFDILGFTQEEKDNVYKITAAVMHMGGMKFKQRGREEQAEADGTEDGNKVATLLGVDVQDLYKNLLKPRIKVGNEFVTQGRNKDQVTNSVGALCKGMFDRLFKWLVKKCNETLDTKQKRQHFIGVLDIAGFEIFDYNGFEQLCINFTNEKLQQFFNHHMFVLEQEEYKKEGINWAFIDFGMDLLACIDLIEKPMGILSILEEESMFPKATDQTFVEKLNNNHLGKSAPYLKPKPPKPGCQAAHFAIGHYAGNVGYNITGWLEKNKDPLNDTVVDQFKKGQNKLLVEIFADHPGQSGDAGGGGGGKGAGGKRAKGSAFQTVSSLYREQLNNLMTTLRSTQPHFVRCIIPNELKQAGMIDSHLVMHQLTCNGVLEGIRICRKGFPNRMVYPDFKLRYKILAPQAVEKESDPKKVAQVILDATGLDVESYRLGHTKVFFRAGVLGQMEELRDDRLSKIVSWLQAYIRGYLSRKDFKKLQEQRLALQVVQRNLRKYLQLRTWPWWKLWQKVKPLLNVTRVEDEIARLEEKAQKAQEAFEKEEKLRKELESLNAKLLEEKTNLLASIEGKEGNLSEVQERAAKLNAQKADLETQLRDTQDRLTQEEDARNQLFQAKKKLEQEVSGLKKDVEDLELSVQKSEQDKATKDHQIRNLNDEIAHQDELINKLNKEKKLQGESTQKTAEELQAAEDKVNHLNKVKQKLEQTLDELEDSLEREKKLRADVEKNRRKVEGDLKLTQEAVADLERNKKELEQTIQRKDKEISSLTAKLEDEQSLVSKLQKQIKELQGRIEELEEEVESERQARAKAEKQRADLARELEELGERLEEAGGATSAQIELNKKREAELSKLRRDLEEANIQHESTLANLRKKHNDAVSEMGEQLDQLNKLKAKAEHDRASCYSELNNTRAAVDQVAREKAAQEKIVKQLQHQLNEVQGKADEANRTLNDLDAAKKKLSIENSDLLRQLEEAESQVSQLSKIKVSLTTQLEDTKRLADEEARERATLLGKFRNLEHDLDNIREQVEEEAEGKADLQRQLSKANAEAQLWRSKYESEGVARSEELEEAKRKLQARLAEAEETIESLNQKVVALEKTKQRLATEVEDLQLEVDRATAIANAAEKKQKAFDKIIGEWKLKVDDLAAELDASQKECRNYSTELFRLKGAYEEGQEQLEAVRRENKNLADEVKDLLDQIGEGGRNIHEIEKARKRLEAEKDELQAALEEAEAALEQEENKVLRAQLELSQVRQEIDRRIQEKEEEFENTRKNHQRALDSMQASLEAEAKGKAEALRMKKKLEADINELEIALDHANKANAEAQKNIKRYQQQIKDLQTALEEEQRARDDAREQLGISERRANALQNELEESRTLLEQADRARRQAEQELGDAHEQLNELSAQSASLSAAKRKLESELQTLHSDLDELLNEAKNSEEKAKKAMVDAARLADELRAEQEHAQTQEKLRKALEQQIKELQVRLDEAEANALKGGKKAIQKLEQRVRELENELDGEQRRHADAQKNLRKSERRIKELTFQAEEDRKNHERMQDLVDKLQQKIKTYKRQIEEAEEIAALNLAKFRKAQQELEEAEERADLAEQAISKFRGKGRAGSAARGVSPAPQRSRPGLADGFGTFPPRFDLAPEDF